The following coding sequences are from one Epinephelus fuscoguttatus linkage group LG7, E.fuscoguttatus.final_Chr_v1 window:
- the LOC125892029 gene encoding uncharacterized protein LOC125892029, with translation MSNTDFLCILGGGVRWSPGEMHLPRFSTLPSLPFKAVSRLILYFTYILYNLPKMGCCPGILKDVQVVHALHNSPERPHTIERDVVQESHDTEIVEVADDVVEVADFADEWRALCARQDEEYLESLQTDQERDQAQRREVDVYRKRKEALERRRLNLSDQAEPQDGISLQVKYPDGHVVRRRFLLMQPIQHLFDFVGSDDMATEVFSIQKARASPIRSTTMGRIIDHINESCTVFVTWDDVMDTDITDTLVPEEDDSPQNISSVPLDTTAGFLNLSHVNDTNESDLKTLLTTLASKVWIGETPSCNMINVCRENIMDGAI, from the exons ATGTCCAATACAGACTTTTTGTGtatattgggggggggggttagatGGAGCCCCGGGGAGATGCATCTTCCTAGATTTTCTACATTACCAAGCCTGCCTTTTAAAGCTGTTTCTAGGCTTATTTTATACTTCACATATATATTGTATAACTTGCCAAAAATGGGGTGTTGTCCTGGTATTTTGAAGGATGTACAGGTGGTCCATGCTTTGCATAACTCCCCAGAGAGGCCTCATACAATCGAGAGGGAT GTTGTACAGGAATCTCATGACACAGAGATAGTGGAAGTAGCAGATGATGTAGTGGAAGTAGCAGATTTTGCTGAT GAGTGGCGTGCACTTTGTGCAAGACAAGATGAGGAATACCTTGAAAGTCTGCAGACTGACCAAGAAAGG GACCAGGCACAGCGCAGAGAAGTAGACGTTTACAGAAAACGCAAAGAG GCTTTGGAAAGAAGGCGGCTTAATTTGAGCGACCAAGCCGAGCCGCAGGATGGCATTTCACTGCAAGTGAAATATCCGGATGGCCATGTTGTAAGGAGGAGATTTCTCCTCATGCAGCCAATTCAG cACCTATTTGACTTTGTCGGCTCAGATGACATGGCAACAGAGGTCTTCTCTATTCAGAAAGCCAGGGCATCACCAATAAGAAGTACAACAATGGGCAGAATAATTGATCATATCAATGAATCCTGCACAGTTTTTGTAACCTGGGATGACGTAATGGACACGGACATTACT GACACTCTGGTTCCCGAAGAAGATGACAGTCCTCAAAACATCTCATCCGTGCCCTTGGATACAACTGCTGGCTTCCTGAATTTGAGTCATGTTAATGACACTAACGA ATCAGATCTGAAAACCTTACTGACCACTCTAGCATCAAAGGTCTGGATTGGAGAGACGCCCAGCTGTAATATGATAAATGTATGCAGAGAAAACATAATGGATGGTGCCATCTGA